ACTCTGAATATGGGGATGGCTTCCACAGCGACGCAGGAGATTACCGTATCGGTAACGCGCAAAGGCTCCTATAATATCAGCACCGGCGCTGTCAACGGGGTTATTTTTAGCGATTCGGGCACTTTTGACAGTGCGGGTACAAAGGTGATCACCCTTACAGGATACGGCTCTCCGGCAAGCGCAGGAACCTATACCTATGCGCTTAATACTGCCCCTTCGTGCAGTTTTGACAGGACGGCGGTAAACGGCTCGCTGCTTGTCATATCCAGCCAGCCGGCCGCTCCTCCTGCAGCCTGTTCGGGAACAGGGGAGGTGGTTCTGTCTGTTGCCGTTTCCGGCACCACTGGGATTGCCTATGCCTAGAGGCGCAATGGCGCATTTCTGTCCAATGATTCTGTAATTTCAGGCGCAGCCACCAATACCTTAAAGCTGACCGATCCCAGAACAAGCGATGCCGGGGATTACGATGTGCTTATAAGCGGCGATGCTGCATCGCCTGTCAGCTCTTCGATTGTAAAAGTTACAGTGAATGCCACGCCGACTGTTGTCACCGCAGAGCAGAAGATCTGCCTGCCAGCCACAGCCAATCTGACCCTTTCTGACGTAACACTGGGCAGCACTCCCGGATTAGCGTACAGCTATTTTACGGATGCTGCTGCCACTAGCGCTTTGGCCACGCCAAGTTCAGTTGGAACGGGCACCTATTATATAAAAGGCACAGACAGTTTTGGCTGTTTTGATATCAGGCCTGTTGCTGTGAGCACAAACAGCGTTGCTGTTGATGCCATTGGCGGGGGAGCCGCTGCGGTGACTGTGGGAAATGAAACCCCCGCTTTTACAGATGCAACTCCTGGCGGTACGTGGTCGATCGCCAATGGCACGGGGAGTGCTACTATTGACAGTTCTGGCATTGTTACGGGAGTTTCAGCCGGCACTGTAACTGTCGTTTATAGCATTGCAAATGCCGGATGTATCAGTGCGGCGTCAAAAAGCCTGACCGTTGGTGAAGGAGGGGTTATCCCCGGAAATGCGTTCTGTGCAGGAAAAAGTATTTCAAAGACATCCTGCATCGGTGTATCTGGAGCTGTTCTTAACGATGATGCTGCCACCACTGACGGGGTAGAATATGACTGGGCTTCTGCCGCCAGCAGTGTTTTGGGAGACGGTTTTGGGGCGACTACGGCTACGCGCGCTCTGGTTGAAATAGGGGGGCAGTGCTGGTCGCGCTACAATATGGATGTGGTGAACAGCAATGACACTCCTGCCATTAATGATGGAATAGACCGTGGATCGAGCGATTATTACAACAGGGCAGGAGTCGAGCCTGCAGCCAATGAAGGCCTGCTGTACCAGTGGTCGGCGGCAATGAACGGCAGCACGGCGGAGCGCGCTCAGGGAGTCTGCCCTTCAGGCTGGCATGTCCCTTCGGACTGCGAGTGGATGTTTTTGGAAAATAGCTTGGGTATGACAGTAGCCGATCAGGTGGCAACGGGATATAGAAATTCAGGTATTGTTGGCATAAAATTAACTACTGGAGGATCTTCTGGATTCGCTGCACTATTGTCAGGTAATGGGCTCTATGCGCCCTCTTTCCAGGGCCGCGGTGTTAACGGCTTCTTTTGGTCATCATCGCCTAGCGGTTCTTCTGCGTTCAATCGCTCAGTGCAGTATAATGTTACTTCTATTTACAGGGGCGCTAACAGCGTAGCTCAAAGTTATTCTGTCCGCTGTAAAGGATTGATTTTCTTTATTGATTTTTATTGGAGCAAATCTTATTAAGGGTTTGAGATAATATATATTATGACGGCTAGATAAAATGAGTAGCTGGAAAAGGGATCTTATTATAATTTATTCCTTTTTAAGGACGATATTCTTAGTGAAGATGGAAAATTAAAAGGGCATTCCAATAAAATTTATCAGCGGGATAATAAAGTTTTTTATTTTACTGTTATTATATTTTATAGTTTTAGGGGATATGTCTTAAAAACAGCCCTTTTTGACTTATCGCAATCTCAATCAAAATTGCCATTGCCAACGGGAATTGCAGCGAAAGATTTATGTTTTTCAATCATATTTCAATATTTTGTGGCATTACGATTGCTGTAAGCTGCAAATATTGTTTATGTTAAATTATTTTCCCTTCGTTATGTTAAAATGGAATTGTAAGAAATTAA
The Flavobacterium humidisoli DNA segment above includes these coding regions:
- a CDS encoding fibrobacter succinogenes major paralogous domain-containing protein, which gives rise to MNATPTVVTAEQKICLPATANLTLSDVTLGSTPGLAYSYFTDAAATSALATPSSVGTGTYYIKGTDSFGCFDIRPVAVSTNSVAVDAIGGGAAAVTVGNETPAFTDATPGGTWSIANGTGSATIDSSGIVTGVSAGTVTVVYSIANAGCISAASKSLTVGEGGVIPGNAFCAGKSISKTSCIGVSGAVLNDDAATTDGVEYDWASAASSVLGDGFGATTATRALVEIGGQCWSRYNMDVVNSNDTPAINDGIDRGSSDYYNRAGVEPAANEGLLYQWSAAMNGSTAERAQGVCPSGWHVPSDCEWMFLENSLGMTVADQVATGYRNSGIVGIKLTTGGSSGFAALLSGNGLYAPSFQGRGVNGFFWSSSPSGSSAFNRSVQYNVTSIYRGANSVAQSYSVRCKGLIFFIDFYWSKSY